A portion of the uncultured Draconibacterium sp. genome contains these proteins:
- a CDS encoding protein kinase yields MNYTEIKEIGQGGFGKVTHIKNDKDEDFALKTFDLHPSMAGISEMAKKRFVKEAIYQQQIVHPNIVKIHSVFANEEPPYYIMELAENSMFNDIGSGVLNKSNYLNCIYDIMAGLEEMHNYGMFHRDLKPGNVLRFEDRYAIGDFGLISLNKTGITTLTKTGMSKTSDLYTAPEITQDLKYASVQSDIYSLGCILHDFVGNSQRIPCNEISDSSNFGDLLHGATRMDPSRRFSSVASFREALNSITQQVDEVKTEIAEVIKEKIEKPVEEFDEKDVSDLSDFLNSDVVQEEKNTILSIISLQHIGIINNYPNLSPYIARSYFSFVRSGGFQWDFCDTLANRVSEFMKIGSIDIISEGIFALLYMGTNHNRWYVERIAASYLKGNIEPKLLRRIEMECRVDGNKFCTAFDHLLHSINESLQNFNDRIQEVYKTVCS; encoded by the coding sequence ATGAACTACACTGAAATAAAGGAAATAGGTCAAGGAGGATTTGGAAAAGTTACTCACATTAAAAATGATAAGGATGAAGATTTTGCATTAAAAACATTTGATTTACATCCATCAATGGCTGGAATTTCTGAAATGGCAAAGAAACGGTTTGTAAAAGAGGCTATTTATCAGCAGCAAATAGTTCATCCAAATATTGTTAAGATTCATTCTGTATTTGCAAATGAAGAGCCTCCATATTATATAATGGAACTAGCTGAGAATTCAATGTTTAATGATATTGGAAGTGGTGTTCTCAATAAGTCCAATTATTTGAATTGTATATACGACATAATGGCTGGACTTGAAGAAATGCATAATTATGGAATGTTTCATAGAGATTTAAAGCCTGGGAATGTTTTAAGATTCGAAGATCGATATGCAATAGGTGATTTTGGTTTAATTTCCTTAAATAAAACTGGAATTACGACGTTGACCAAGACAGGTATGTCTAAAACGTCTGATTTGTATACTGCACCAGAAATCACACAAGATTTAAAATATGCAAGTGTTCAATCTGATATATATTCTCTTGGTTGTATTCTACACGATTTTGTAGGGAATTCGCAGAGAATACCTTGTAATGAAATATCAGATTCTTCAAATTTTGGAGATTTATTACATGGTGCAACACGAATGGATCCATCAAGAAGATTCTCATCTGTTGCAAGTTTTAGAGAAGCCCTGAATTCAATTACACAACAAGTAGATGAAGTTAAGACAGAAATAGCAGAGGTAATAAAAGAAAAAATCGAAAAACCAGTTGAAGAATTTGATGAGAAGGATGTTTCTGATTTATCTGATTTTTTGAATTCGGATGTTGTTCAGGAAGAAAAGAATACAATACTATCAATTATTTCATTACAGCATATAGGAATAATTAATAATTACCCTAATCTATCTCCATATATTGCCAGATCGTATTTTAGTTTTGTAAGAAGTGGAGGATTTCAATGGGATTTTTGTGATACTTTAGCCAACAGAGTTTCGGAATTTATGAAGATAGGTTCGATAGACATAATTTCGGAAGGAATATTCGCCCTATTGTATATGGGTACAAATCATAATAGATGGTATGTTGAAAGAATTGCAGCTAGTTATCTAAAAGGAAATATTGAACCTAAATTACTTAGAAGAATTGAAATGGAGTGTAGAGTAGATGGAAATAAGTTTTGCACGGCATTTGATCATTTATTACATTCTATTAATGAAAGTTTGCAGAATTTTAATGACAGGATTCAAGAAGTATATAAGACAGTTTGTAGTTAA
- a CDS encoding endonuclease NucS domain-containing protein, with protein sequence MRVEEHIRDYLADNLDFISKDLKLIQKEYYLPAKIGAKGYIDILAKDNFNNFVIIEIKRSEQAARQTINELLKYQGLIKQLYKAQESEIKLVIVSTVWNELIVPFSEIYNDVFISGYKLEINSQNIPKSINSVSPIEPTSLERKISPSQTVELFYTEAKREKFLNILKSKLQKIGIDDFVLVKLNSNGSNPRIVFPFAVYFAFQRQTMSRNYEILPNLDKEIDEIEFEDEDHKLRYIDELIYIKIDIYKDHDSMESSDPVKFTYIINSGQWDIIKIDKNGIFSNDPRISDEQILNEIKGYDGENDVKYLDFTDSKNSKKLEKIQNNLKKSLQWNKKLQKHVDHILNFSKSKSDTFKIAIEIFYPRSLFDAVWRLYTTADPGYMPIYNIVIIFNSSNQIYHYSGELAWNGKSVNTQKVLEKITNDEPFFTFSQCVNGSFDKELLKLMNLKFVNHQDKILNGKTTHSKQIKLRQNEFVNDYKKYHDFDSYFTANDELMSGITYMYKEYTNY encoded by the coding sequence ATGAGAGTTGAAGAACATATAAGAGACTATTTAGCTGACAACCTTGACTTTATTTCGAAGGATTTAAAACTTATTCAGAAAGAGTATTATTTACCCGCAAAAATAGGTGCTAAAGGTTATATAGACATTCTTGCCAAAGACAATTTCAATAATTTTGTAATAATTGAGATAAAACGTTCTGAACAGGCAGCCAGACAAACAATTAACGAACTTCTTAAATATCAAGGATTAATAAAACAACTTTATAAGGCACAAGAGAGCGAAATAAAATTAGTTATTGTTTCGACTGTTTGGAATGAACTCATTGTTCCATTCTCAGAAATTTATAATGACGTCTTTATATCTGGCTATAAATTGGAAATTAACTCACAAAATATTCCTAAATCAATTAATTCGGTTTCCCCAATTGAACCCACCTCACTTGAACGAAAAATATCACCGTCACAGACTGTTGAGCTTTTTTACACAGAAGCTAAAAGAGAAAAATTTCTAAATATTTTAAAATCCAAATTACAGAAAATTGGAATAGATGATTTTGTATTAGTTAAACTAAATAGCAATGGTTCAAATCCAAGAATCGTTTTCCCATTTGCTGTATACTTTGCATTTCAAAGACAAACAATGTCAAGGAATTATGAAATTCTACCAAACCTAGACAAGGAAATAGATGAGATTGAATTTGAGGATGAAGACCACAAACTTAGATATATTGATGAGCTTATATATATCAAAATTGATATTTATAAAGACCACGACTCAATGGAGTCCTCAGACCCAGTAAAATTTACATATATCATAAACAGCGGACAATGGGATATAATTAAAATTGATAAAAATGGGATTTTCTCAAATGATCCTAGGATCTCTGATGAACAGATTTTGAATGAGATTAAAGGTTATGACGGCGAAAATGATGTAAAATATTTAGATTTTACAGATTCAAAGAATTCTAAAAAACTTGAAAAAATACAGAATAATCTTAAAAAGAGTCTTCAATGGAATAAAAAGCTCCAAAAACATGTAGACCATATCCTAAACTTTTCTAAATCAAAAAGTGACACTTTTAAAATAGCAATTGAAATATTTTACCCACGCTCATTATTTGATGCAGTTTGGAGATTATATACAACAGCTGACCCAGGATATATGCCTATTTATAATATTGTAATAATATTTAATAGTTCTAATCAAATATATCATTACAGTGGAGAACTAGCTTGGAATGGCAAATCAGTAAACACTCAAAAAGTGCTAGAAAAAATTACGAATGATGAACCATTTTTCACTTTTTCCCAATGCGTAAATGGGTCCTTTGATAAGGAACTATTAAAACTAATGAATCTCAAATTTGTAAATCATCAAGACAAGATTTTAAATGGAAAAACCACACATAGCAAGCAAATAAAACTACGTCAAAATGAATTTGTCAATGACTATAAAAAATATCACGATTTTGATTCGTACTTCACAGCAAATGACGAATTGATGAGTGGAATAACATACATGTATAAAGAGTACACAAATTATTAA
- a CDS encoding protein phosphatase 2C domain-containing protein produces the protein MNYYKYTNKGPREKNEDSLYVDVHHNSVFASIADGVGGLPHGEVASNYVIGRFVNNITAENKLSFKELLIKTNKELEKLAKDELNVNFIATTFSGLYANSKKIKGIHIGDSRVILIRDGAIRNLTTDHSELGRLIREKKITQKESKNYIRKNIIEYVLGNTEYFKFMEFDIESKPNDRLIISTDGFHESITDEIILRISNKYKSLKEVHRRLIIEVENRVLRDNTSFICIEI, from the coding sequence ATGAATTATTATAAATACACAAATAAAGGTCCTAGAGAAAAAAATGAAGATTCACTCTATGTGGATGTCCATCATAATTCTGTATTTGCTTCAATAGCAGATGGTGTTGGCGGTTTACCTCATGGAGAAGTTGCTAGTAACTACGTGATAGGCAGGTTTGTAAACAATATTACAGCGGAAAACAAACTGAGTTTTAAGGAGCTATTAATTAAAACAAATAAAGAACTTGAAAAACTTGCAAAAGATGAGTTAAATGTAAATTTTATAGCGACAACCTTTTCTGGTTTATATGCAAACAGCAAAAAAATAAAAGGAATTCATATTGGAGATAGTCGGGTTATATTAATTAGGGATGGCGCTATTAGAAACCTTACAACTGATCATAGTGAATTAGGAAGGTTGATTAGAGAAAAAAAAATAACTCAAAAAGAAAGCAAAAACTATATCAGAAAAAATATTATTGAATATGTTTTGGGTAATACGGAGTATTTTAAATTCATGGAATTTGACATCGAATCTAAACCAAATGATCGTTTAATAATTAGTACAGATGGTTTTCATGAATCGATTACTGATGAGATAATTCTTAGAATTTCTAATAAGTATAAATCTTTAAAAGAAGTTCATAGAAGATTAATAATTGAAGTTGAAAATAGGGTCCTTCGAGATAATACTTCGTTTATATGTATTGAGATATAA
- a CDS encoding TonB-dependent receptor, whose amino-acid sequence MQNFKSYFAALLRPVSKIVKGMGTKLKLLFIFCIPILLFSGHAYAQTITVTGRVTDQNDQPLPGVNVVLKETTSTGTITKDDGLYLLKEVPSNAVLSFSFIGFKTKEIPVNGRSLVDVQLQEDITTLSEVTVNAGYYTVKERERTGSISTVAFKEIENQPVNNVLSAVQGRMAGVNIIQGSGVPGGGYNIQIRGVNSLRRAGNYPMYIIDGVPVSAESSSSLSGAILPHGETSPLNAINPNDIESIEILKDADATAIYGSRGANGVILVTTKKGKAGGKTVFSINSSYGISRIANKMELMNTEQYLDMRRQAYANDGLSNYPVNAYDVNGTWDEKRYTDWQEELIGETATNSNIQLSVNGGSQTTRFLISGSHSEQSTVYGKGFKYKTNNLNWNLNHRSKDNKFILNASTLFSDQSNNLVQADITSKALTLSPNAPVLYQDNGSLNWENKTFNNPVAAYEATYSSDVKTINLNMNMAYELLPAVYIKLNGGINQQGSEELLLSPNTRYNPAFGITPARSVAYKSQNRLFSYLVEPQLNYKQKYGNHEFDLLAGSTYQQRDKTSLQLFGYGFESNALITNLEAANTVSVQKDMETQYRYFAVFGRVNYQYKKRYIVNLTGRRDGSSRFGTNNRFASFGAVGAAWLFSEENFLKNSTWFNFGKLRASYGTTGNDLIGDYQYLDTYTLSSTSYGGSSSLYPSRLYNPYFSWEKTTKLEVALETGFLNDRVHFSAVWYRNRSGNQLVGIPLPATTGFSSIQANLPATVENKGTEFELNTTPIQTKDFRWVSDFNISFPDNKLVEFPGIEGSTYANSYEVGHPVSIKKVYNYEGIDPETGLYTFTDYNDDGNISSPDDNQVIEDVGIKYFGGWTNQLAYKRWDFSFLFQFVKQRQSNYNALMLNPGTMNNQPVEVLDVWSESNPDGRYMAYTSGADAQKNKVLRYFKNSTATISDASFIRLKNMQLSYRLPVYKKVQDIRLYVQGQNLLTFTDYFGLDPEFFSTGFLPPLRTWSFGLQLNF is encoded by the coding sequence ATGCAAAATTTTAAAAGCTATTTCGCTGCATTATTGCGTCCCGTGTCCAAAATAGTAAAAGGCATGGGCACAAAGCTTAAGCTATTATTTATCTTTTGTATTCCCATTCTATTGTTCTCCGGCCACGCCTACGCACAAACGATTACGGTTACCGGTCGGGTGACAGACCAGAATGACCAACCACTGCCCGGTGTCAACGTGGTGCTTAAAGAAACGACATCAACCGGTACGATTACTAAAGACGATGGTCTGTACCTCCTAAAAGAAGTACCTTCTAACGCAGTACTTTCCTTTTCCTTTATCGGTTTTAAAACCAAAGAAATTCCTGTAAATGGACGTTCACTGGTAGATGTACAGCTGCAGGAAGACATTACCACATTATCAGAAGTAACTGTAAATGCCGGTTACTATACTGTAAAAGAACGCGAACGTACCGGTAGTATCTCTACTGTGGCATTTAAAGAGATCGAAAACCAGCCTGTAAATAATGTACTGTCGGCAGTACAGGGACGCATGGCCGGCGTTAATATTATCCAGGGCAGCGGAGTACCCGGCGGTGGATACAACATCCAGATACGCGGTGTTAACAGCCTGCGCCGTGCAGGCAACTACCCAATGTACATTATCGATGGAGTCCCGGTAAGCGCTGAAAGCAGTTCTTCACTTTCCGGAGCAATACTACCACACGGAGAAACCAGTCCGCTCAACGCCATCAATCCAAATGATATTGAGAGCATCGAAATTTTAAAGGATGCCGATGCCACGGCCATCTATGGTTCCCGCGGTGCCAACGGAGTAATTCTGGTTACCACCAAAAAAGGGAAAGCGGGTGGTAAAACCGTTTTTAGTATTAACAGCAGTTACGGGATTAGCCGCATAGCCAATAAAATGGAACTGATGAATACGGAACAGTACCTGGATATGCGCCGCCAGGCTTATGCTAACGATGGCCTTTCGAACTACCCGGTCAATGCTTATGATGTAAATGGCACCTGGGACGAAAAACGTTACACCGACTGGCAGGAAGAGCTCATTGGCGAAACAGCCACCAACTCGAATATTCAACTATCGGTAAACGGGGGCAGTCAAACCACGCGCTTTCTTATCAGTGGCAGCCATAGCGAACAAAGCACGGTTTACGGCAAGGGTTTCAAATACAAAACCAATAACCTGAACTGGAACCTGAATCACCGGTCGAAGGACAATAAATTTATTCTAAATGCCAGCACTTTGTTTTCGGATCAGTCCAACAACCTGGTACAAGCCGACATCACCAGCAAAGCGCTGACCTTAAGCCCAAACGCTCCGGTACTCTATCAGGATAACGGCAGCCTGAACTGGGAAAACAAAACCTTTAACAACCCGGTAGCTGCATACGAGGCCACCTATTCAAGCGATGTGAAAACGATTAACCTTAATATGAATATGGCTTACGAATTGTTACCGGCAGTTTATATAAAACTAAATGGCGGAATCAACCAACAAGGCTCCGAAGAATTACTGCTGTCTCCCAATACCAGGTATAACCCGGCCTTTGGTATAACGCCCGCCAGATCTGTAGCTTATAAGAGCCAAAATCGTTTGTTCTCCTACCTTGTAGAACCCCAGTTGAACTACAAACAAAAGTATGGGAATCATGAATTCGACCTGCTGGCCGGAAGCACTTATCAACAGCGGGACAAAACCTCATTGCAGCTATTTGGCTATGGGTTTGAAAGCAATGCGCTTATTACCAATCTGGAAGCAGCCAATACTGTCTCGGTGCAAAAGGATATGGAAACCCAATACCGCTATTTCGCCGTATTCGGGCGGGTAAATTATCAATACAAAAAACGGTATATCGTAAACCTTACCGGGCGGCGTGACGGTTCCAGCCGTTTCGGGACTAACAACCGTTTTGCCAGTTTCGGCGCTGTGGGAGCTGCCTGGTTGTTTAGCGAAGAAAACTTTTTAAAAAACAGTACGTGGTTTAATTTCGGGAAGCTGAGGGCGAGCTACGGGACTACCGGCAACGACCTGATCGGCGATTACCAGTATCTGGATACCTATACGCTCAGCAGTACCAGCTACGGCGGCAGTTCTTCGCTTTACCCTTCCCGGCTGTATAACCCTTATTTTAGCTGGGAAAAAACCACCAAGCTGGAAGTAGCGCTGGAAACCGGTTTTTTAAACGACCGTGTTCACTTTTCTGCAGTTTGGTACCGGAATCGTTCAGGCAACCAGTTGGTAGGTATTCCATTGCCGGCCACTACAGGCTTTAGTTCAATACAGGCTAACCTGCCTGCTACAGTAGAAAACAAAGGTACAGAGTTCGAACTCAACACCACGCCAATCCAAACAAAGGATTTCCGTTGGGTTAGTGATTTTAATATCAGTTTTCCAGATAACAAGCTGGTGGAATTCCCCGGTATAGAAGGTTCCACCTACGCCAACTCCTACGAGGTGGGCCATCCTGTCTCCATTAAAAAAGTTTATAATTACGAAGGCATCGATCCCGAAACCGGCCTCTATACTTTTACCGATTATAATGATGATGGCAATATAAGCTCCCCCGACGATAATCAGGTAATTGAAGATGTAGGGATAAAGTACTTCGGCGGCTGGACGAACCAGTTGGCTTATAAACGATGGGATTTCTCTTTTTTGTTCCAGTTTGTAAAACAACGGCAAAGTAACTACAATGCTTTAATGCTGAATCCGGGTACGATGAACAACCAGCCTGTAGAAGTTCTGGATGTATGGTCGGAATCTAATCCCGACGGCCGGTATATGGCCTATACCTCCGGAGCCGACGCACAGAAAAACAAGGTGCTAAGGTACTTCAAAAACAGTACAGCCACCATTAGCGATGCTTCTTTTATCCGCTTAAAAAACATGCAGCTCAGCTATCGTTTACCTGTTTACAAAAAAGTACAGGATATAAGGCTGTATGTACAGGGACAAAACCTGCTGACCTTCACTGATTATTTTGGGCTTGACCCGGAATTTTTCTCGACCGGTTTTTTACCACCACTAAGAACCTGGTCTTTTGGCCTACAACTTAACTTTTAA
- a CDS encoding SH3 domain-containing protein encodes MKKLLLIFLALVPLMALGQVGKAYHVNTKILNFRTEPNTKSEIIDKLEIYDNVIIVNDTVNSGWYQVNFEGTTGYVAAPSLKKGKCQISYYTVRTGAVCRDGTHSTATGRGACSHHGGVAYWKTKQQKSVKIIDD; translated from the coding sequence ATGAAAAAGCTACTTTTAATCTTCCTGGCACTAGTGCCGTTAATGGCACTTGGGCAAGTTGGAAAAGCTTATCATGTAAATACTAAAATTCTCAATTTTAGAACAGAGCCAAACACAAAATCTGAAATCATTGATAAGTTGGAAATTTATGACAATGTTATCATTGTAAACGATACCGTTAATTCAGGATGGTATCAAGTTAATTTCGAAGGAACTACTGGCTATGTTGCTGCTCCAAGTTTGAAAAAAGGAAAATGCCAAATTAGCTATTACACCGTTAGAACCGGAGCTGTATGCAGAGATGGGACCCATAGTACTGCTACTGGCCGGGGAGCTTGCTCTCATCATGGAGGAGTTGCATATTGGAAAACAAAACAGCAAAAATCAGTCAAGATAATTGATGATTAA
- a CDS encoding RagB/SusD family nutrient uptake outer membrane protein yields MKKIYLLFCFGAFLLTACEELVEIDAPTNQLGTEQVFESQETANAALAGLYAELRDGSIVTGAGFYTAGTLLASYTDDLDCYTNDQDGILDIYRNQQQETNTVISNIWNTAYGQVYYANSIIYGAAHSTKLSDTEKNQIMGEALLIRSLIYYYLQQFFGAIPYSTSLDYEYNRNLTKTATTAVLEQLETDVTEAVSLLEDEYRDPERIYLNRKAAQLLLARIYLLREEWELAEQTANTILQSPLYEFEEDINEVFHKTGEHILWQLEPENDGDATEEASFYYFTDAAPSAYTLAPDLVNSFDNNDLRRQKWMAEVSFDDELWYRPFKYKNKDNGANDNEYSVVFRLAEPYFIMAEALIRQNRQNEALPYLNATRERAGLTALTSSSGEDFINELLAEKRREFFTEAGHRFLDLKRTGYLNELSAVKTNWEDYMQVWPLPQNELLLNPNLNPQNTSY; encoded by the coding sequence ATGAAAAAAATATATTTATTGTTTTGCTTCGGTGCATTTCTGCTGACAGCCTGCGAAGAATTAGTTGAAATTGACGCCCCGACTAACCAGCTGGGCACCGAACAGGTATTTGAAAGCCAGGAAACCGCAAATGCAGCTCTTGCAGGCTTATATGCCGAATTGCGCGACGGATCAATAGTTACAGGTGCCGGATTTTATACTGCCGGAACCTTACTGGCTTCTTACACCGATGATTTGGATTGCTATACCAATGACCAAGACGGGATACTGGATATTTACAGAAACCAGCAACAGGAAACCAATACGGTTATTTCAAATATATGGAATACCGCCTACGGGCAGGTCTATTATGCCAATTCCATTATTTATGGAGCAGCACATTCAACAAAACTTTCTGATACCGAAAAGAATCAAATTATGGGAGAAGCCCTGCTTATCCGTTCCCTCATTTATTATTATCTGCAACAGTTTTTTGGCGCTATTCCTTATTCTACTAGTCTGGATTATGAATACAATCGTAATCTAACTAAAACAGCTACTACGGCAGTATTGGAACAACTGGAAACCGATGTAACAGAAGCCGTTTCGCTTTTAGAGGATGAATACCGTGATCCAGAACGCATTTACCTGAACCGAAAGGCAGCACAACTGCTGCTGGCCCGTATTTATCTGCTCAGGGAAGAATGGGAACTTGCAGAACAAACAGCAAACACAATTCTACAATCGCCCTTATACGAGTTTGAGGAGGATATCAACGAAGTATTTCATAAAACGGGCGAGCATATTCTCTGGCAATTGGAACCGGAAAACGATGGAGATGCCACCGAAGAAGCCTCTTTTTACTATTTTACCGACGCGGCCCCCAGTGCTTATACGCTGGCACCTGATCTGGTCAATTCCTTTGATAATAACGACCTGCGTAGACAGAAATGGATGGCCGAAGTATCTTTTGATGATGAATTGTGGTACCGGCCGTTTAAATACAAAAACAAGGATAATGGGGCGAATGACAATGAATACTCCGTTGTTTTTCGCTTGGCAGAGCCCTATTTTATTATGGCCGAAGCGCTGATTAGACAAAACCGGCAGAATGAAGCTTTACCTTATTTGAATGCTACCCGCGAAAGAGCCGGACTGACTGCGCTTACCTCATCATCTGGCGAGGATTTCATCAATGAACTGTTGGCAGAAAAGCGCCGTGAATTCTTTACCGAGGCCGGACACCGTTTCCTTGACCTGAAACGGACAGGATACTTGAATGAATTAAGCGCGGTAAAAACGAACTGGGAAGATTATATGCAGGTATGGCCATTACCCCAAAACGAATTATTATTAAATCCGAATCTCAACCCTCAAAACACAAGTTATTAA